The following are encoded in a window of Staphylococcus piscifermentans genomic DNA:
- a CDS encoding type II toxin-antitoxin system YoeB family toxin — translation MTKEINRNDEESAKQQRLLDNIFANCLGQHPDYLNNQNDDKNIEKEGQEERKYLLKTAANREHLAECIRDYINGDLVKVLVDESMLIDFTESANQDHTHFKSRNKELVTKFNNRIQQIKGNIPFDKGNQPVPVMVKRVKSGGFKSIAIDDIHRLVYKQIDNRLIVVSCYYHTI, via the coding sequence ATGACAAAAGAAATCAATAGAAACGATGAAGAAAGTGCTAAGCAGCAAAGACTATTAGACAATATCTTTGCGAATTGTTTAGGACAACATCCCGATTATTTGAATAACCAAAATGATGATAAAAATATAGAAAAAGAAGGACAAGAAGAGAGAAAGTATTTATTGAAAACTGCAGCGAATCGAGAACACTTAGCAGAATGTATACGCGATTATATTAATGGGGATTTAGTGAAAGTACTGGTGGATGAAAGTATGTTGATAGATTTTACAGAATCTGCAAATCAAGATCATACACACTTCAAGAGTAGAAATAAAGAATTAGTTACGAAATTTAATAATAGAATACAACAAATCAAAGGAAATATTCCTTTTGATAAAGGGAATCAACCTGTACCGGTAATGGTGAAAAGAGTAAAATCTGGTGGATTTAAATCAATAGCAATCGATGATATTCATCGCCTCGTCTATAAACAAATAGATAACCGTCTTATCGTTGTAAGTTGTTATTACCATACTATTTAA
- a CDS encoding ABC transporter ATP-binding protein has translation MTAENILEITQLRTSFYIKKDWFSAVNNINVSVKKGEILGIVGKSGSGKSVLSLSIMQLLPEKIARIEKGEINFKGKRIDNIKENEYNKMRGKELSMIFQEPMTALNPVFTIGNQLIEKITLHLKLNKKDARERAIELLNQVGIPRASEVIDNYPHQLSGGMRQRVMIALAISCQPDLLIADEPTTALDVTVQAQILELLKKIREENDMSIIFISHDLAVISELCDRVAVMYAGNIIETGSTSEIFQSPKHPYTQALIRSIPKLDQSTDKLEVIEGSVPSLVNMPNQGCRFANRCPYAMNVCEQGDISLKLIDSEHKVACHLYDED, from the coding sequence TTGACAGCAGAGAATATATTAGAAATAACACAATTAAGAACCAGTTTTTACATAAAAAAAGATTGGTTTTCTGCAGTGAACAATATTAATGTGTCAGTAAAAAAAGGAGAAATTTTAGGAATAGTTGGTAAGTCGGGTTCAGGGAAATCAGTTTTAAGTTTATCTATTATGCAGTTATTACCCGAAAAAATAGCACGAATAGAAAAAGGAGAAATCAACTTTAAAGGTAAACGTATCGATAATATTAAAGAAAATGAATATAACAAGATGCGGGGCAAAGAACTTTCGATGATTTTTCAAGAACCTATGACAGCTCTAAATCCAGTATTTACAATAGGAAATCAACTTATCGAAAAAATTACTTTACATCTAAAATTAAATAAAAAAGATGCGAGAGAACGAGCGATAGAGTTATTAAATCAAGTAGGTATCCCCAGAGCTTCAGAAGTGATTGATAATTATCCGCATCAATTGTCCGGAGGTATGCGTCAAAGAGTAATGATTGCTTTAGCGATTTCGTGCCAACCAGATTTGCTGATTGCTGATGAACCTACAACTGCATTAGATGTAACTGTACAAGCGCAAATATTAGAACTATTAAAGAAAATTAGAGAAGAAAATGATATGTCTATTATATTTATTTCGCACGATTTAGCAGTTATATCCGAACTTTGTGATCGAGTTGCTGTTATGTATGCAGGTAATATTATTGAAACTGGTTCAACAAGTGAAATTTTTCAATCTCCTAAACATCCATATACTCAAGCATTAATAAGGTCTATTCCTAAGTTGGACCAAAGCACTGATAAGTTAGAAGTGATAGAAGGAAGTGTACCTTCATTAGTAAATATGCCGAACCAAGGATGCAGGTTTGCAAATAGATGTCCTTATGCGATGAATGTTTGTGAACAAGGAGATATTTCTTTGAAACTGATTGATTCAGAACATAAAGTTGCTTGTCATTTATATGACGAGGATTGA
- a CDS encoding 2-oxoacid:ferredoxin oxidoreductase subunit beta, with amino-acid sequence MATFKDFRNNVKPNWCPGCGDFSVQAAIQKAAANVGLEPEEVALITGIGCSGRLSGYVNSYGMHAIHGRALPIAQGVKMANKDLTVICSGGDGDGYAIGMGHTIHALRRNMNITYIVMDNQIYGLTKGQTSPSSAPGFVTKTTPKGNIEQNVAPLELALSSGATFVGQGFSSDIKGLTKLIEEAINHDGFSFVNVFSPCVTYNKVNTYDWFKEHLVSIDDIEDYDASDKNKAIQTVIDNESLVTGIVYQDKETPSYESQVEQMSGEPLAKQDIKIDKGQFEDLTQQFV; translated from the coding sequence GTGGCAACATTTAAAGATTTCAGAAATAACGTTAAACCAAACTGGTGTCCAGGTTGCGGTGATTTCTCTGTGCAAGCAGCGATTCAAAAAGCTGCAGCGAATGTTGGATTAGAACCTGAAGAAGTAGCATTGATTACAGGTATTGGTTGTTCAGGGCGTTTATCAGGATATGTTAACTCTTACGGCATGCACGCCATTCATGGCCGTGCACTTCCAATTGCACAAGGTGTGAAAATGGCAAACAAAGATTTAACCGTTATTTGTTCTGGTGGCGATGGTGATGGTTACGCTATTGGTATGGGTCATACTATTCATGCTTTACGTAGAAATATGAATATCACCTATATTGTTATGGATAACCAAATTTACGGTTTGACTAAAGGACAAACTTCACCATCTTCAGCACCTGGTTTTGTAACAAAAACAACTCCAAAAGGTAATATTGAACAAAATGTAGCACCATTAGAATTGGCATTATCTTCAGGAGCCACTTTTGTCGGCCAAGGATTTTCAAGCGACATTAAAGGTTTGACAAAATTAATTGAAGAAGCAATCAATCATGACGGCTTTTCATTTGTAAACGTCTTTTCACCATGTGTAACTTACAATAAAGTAAACACTTATGATTGGTTTAAAGAGCATTTAGTATCTATTGATGACATTGAAGATTATGATGCAAGCGATAAAAATAAAGCAATTCAAACAGTCATTGATAATGAATCGCTCGTAACTGGAATTGTTTATCAAGATAAAGAAACGCCTTCATATGAGTCACAAGTTGAACAAATGAGTGGTGAACCTTTAGCTAAGCAAGATATCAAAATTGATAAAGGACAATTTGAGGATTTAACACAACAATTTGTATAA
- the opp4C gene encoding oligopeptide ABC transporter permease — protein sequence MSKNNKVKKESLSPLKSALINFTHNKLAMTALISLLFIFIISMLSPLIAPHDPNVQNLVYIKGDMSPEHLLGTDAGGRDIFSRLLYSGRVSMVFGITTTIGILVIGVIVGMISGYYGGKVDTVLMRLTEFVMLFPFIPFAIVLNATFSEKIKNPYGSAFILGAVIVVLSWVGIARLVRGKVMQEKENEYFLAAVSIGTPVYKIMLKHLLPNILSVIIVQATLLFAVQIVAEAGLSFLGFGIEKTTPTWGNMLSDAQEADVLSSKPWIWMPPALVITYTILCINFVGEGLKDALNPKAKH from the coding sequence ATGTCTAAAAATAATAAAGTTAAAAAAGAAAGCCTTTCGCCTTTAAAAAGTGCTTTAATTAATTTTACCCATAATAAATTAGCGATGACTGCATTAATTTCGTTGTTATTCATATTTATTATTTCAATGTTGTCTCCGCTTATAGCTCCGCATGATCCTAATGTACAAAACCTGGTATATATAAAAGGGGATATGTCACCTGAACATTTGCTAGGAACTGATGCTGGGGGACGAGATATATTTAGCCGTTTATTATATTCAGGGCGCGTTTCAATGGTATTTGGTATCACTACTACTATTGGGATATTAGTTATAGGTGTTATAGTCGGTATGATATCAGGCTATTATGGAGGGAAAGTGGACACAGTTTTAATGCGTCTTACAGAATTTGTGATGTTGTTTCCATTTATTCCTTTTGCTATCGTATTAAATGCTACTTTCAGCGAAAAAATCAAAAATCCATATGGTTCTGCATTTATACTTGGTGCCGTTATAGTAGTGTTATCTTGGGTTGGAATTGCACGTTTAGTGCGCGGAAAAGTAATGCAAGAAAAAGAAAACGAATATTTCTTAGCTGCCGTTTCAATAGGTACACCTGTTTATAAAATTATGTTGAAACATTTATTGCCAAATATTTTAAGTGTTATTATTGTGCAAGCTACATTATTATTTGCCGTTCAAATTGTAGCAGAAGCAGGTTTGAGTTTCTTAGGATTCGGTATTGAGAAAACAACGCCTACTTGGGGCAATATGTTATCAGATGCTCAAGAAGCGGATGTACTAAGTAGTAAACCATGGATTTGGATGCCGCCTGCTCTTGTAATAACTTATACGATTTTATGTATAAACTTTGTAGGAGAAGGCTTAAAAGATGCATTAAACCCAAAAGCTAAGCATTAA
- a CDS encoding ABC transporter ATP-binding protein, producing the protein MDKKTILEVNNLKQYYPIKGGFFRRTVGYVKAVDGISFKIKEGETMGLVGESGCGKSSAGRSILRLQAPTDGTITFNNENITHIKGKKLRDARKGFQMVFQDPYASLNLLQMVGDIVGEPIKNYSKKTKNELEEEVKELLVKVGLNTEDYYKYAHEFSGGQRQRVGIARALALKPKLIILDEPVSALDVSVQSQVLNLLDDLQKEFDLSYLFIAHDLSVVKHVSDYIGVMYLGHIVEQGPADEIYKHPKHPYTQALISAIPEIDKDKRKERILLTGDLPSPANPPTGCPFHTRCPIAQEVCKTKKPAYKEVSENHFAACLLIDDEVEK; encoded by the coding sequence ATGGATAAAAAGACAATCTTAGAAGTAAACAATCTTAAACAATATTATCCGATTAAGGGCGGCTTTTTTCGAAGAACTGTTGGATATGTTAAAGCAGTAGATGGAATAAGTTTCAAAATTAAAGAAGGAGAGACTATGGGGTTAGTAGGTGAGTCTGGTTGTGGCAAATCTTCAGCTGGAAGAAGCATCTTAAGATTACAAGCGCCTACTGATGGCACTATTACTTTTAATAATGAAAATATAACACACATTAAAGGTAAGAAACTGCGAGATGCCAGAAAAGGCTTTCAAATGGTTTTTCAAGATCCGTATGCCTCTTTAAATCTTTTGCAAATGGTAGGAGATATCGTAGGAGAACCTATCAAAAATTATAGTAAAAAAACAAAAAATGAATTAGAAGAAGAAGTTAAAGAATTATTGGTAAAAGTTGGTTTGAATACTGAGGATTATTATAAATATGCGCATGAATTTTCTGGCGGTCAGCGCCAAAGAGTTGGAATAGCTCGTGCCTTAGCTTTAAAGCCTAAGTTGATAATTTTAGATGAACCTGTTAGTGCTCTAGATGTTTCGGTACAATCTCAAGTACTGAATTTATTGGATGATTTACAAAAAGAATTTGATTTGAGTTATCTGTTTATTGCTCATGATTTAAGCGTTGTGAAACATGTAAGTGATTATATAGGCGTTATGTATTTAGGGCATATTGTGGAACAAGGTCCAGCTGATGAAATTTATAAACATCCTAAACATCCTTATACTCAGGCTTTAATTTCAGCCATACCAGAAATTGATAAAGATAAACGTAAAGAACGTATATTATTGACTGGAGACTTGCCATCACCAGCAAACCCTCCAACTGGATGCCCATTTCATACTCGATGTCCAATAGCACAAGAAGTTTGTAAAACAAAAAAACCTGCATATAAGGAAGTCAGTGAAAATCATTTCGCAGCTTGCTTGTTGATAGATGATGAGGTGGAGAAATGA
- a CDS encoding thiamine-binding protein translates to MQDTLMSIQVLPQTPNGEDVIPYVDEAIKIIEQSGLDFRVAPLETTVQGTMSECLILIQNINDRMVELEVPGVISQVRFYYVPTGITMEELTVKYD, encoded by the coding sequence ATGCAAGATACATTAATGAGCATTCAAGTTTTGCCGCAAACACCAAATGGAGAAGATGTGATTCCTTACGTTGATGAAGCCATAAAAATCATTGAGCAATCTGGCTTAGATTTCCGAGTAGCACCATTAGAAACAACAGTGCAAGGTACAATGAGTGAATGTTTAATTCTGATTCAAAATATTAATGATAGAATGGTTGAATTAGAAGTGCCAGGCGTCATCAGTCAAGTGAGATTTTATTACGTGCCGACTGGTATTACAATGGAAGAATTGACCGTTAAATACGATTAA
- the miaB gene encoding tRNA (N6-isopentenyl adenosine(37)-C2)-methylthiotransferase MiaB has protein sequence MNEEQRKAGSLDVIAQRNKKEKDYSQYFETVYQPPSLKEAKKRGKEDVQYNRDFQIDERFKEMGKGRTFFIKTFGCQMNAHDTEVMAGIFEALGYTLAEDILKADVILLNTCAIRENAENKVFSEIGNLKHLKRDRPDCLIGVCGCMSQEESVVNKILKSYQNVDMIFGTHNIHKLPEILEEAYMSKAMVIDVWSKEGDVIENLPKVRDDYFKAWVNIMYGCDKFCTYCIVPFTRGKERSRRPQDIIDEVRDLARQGYQEITLLGQNVNSYGKDLQDMEYDLGDLFEDISKIDIPRVRFTTSHPWDFTDHMIEVIAKGGNIVPHIHLPVQSGNDAVLKIMGRKYTRESYLDLVNRIKTAIPDVALTTDIIVGYPNETEEQFQETLSLYDEVEFEHAYTYLYSQRDGTPAARMKDNVAKEVKKDRLQRLNQKVGYYSERALKGYEGQVVTVLCEGSSKKDNEVLAGYTDKNKLVNFRGPKEVIGKLVDVKVDEAKQYSLNGTFLHVHEPKTVNA, from the coding sequence GTGAATGAAGAACAAAGAAAAGCAGGTTCTTTAGATGTAATTGCACAACGAAATAAGAAAGAAAAAGATTATAGTCAATACTTCGAAACAGTTTATCAGCCGCCAAGTTTAAAAGAAGCTAAAAAACGTGGGAAAGAAGATGTTCAATATAACCGTGATTTCCAAATTGATGAAAGATTTAAAGAGATGGGTAAAGGTCGTACTTTTTTCATCAAAACATTTGGCTGCCAAATGAACGCACATGATACAGAAGTCATGGCAGGTATCTTTGAAGCGCTCGGTTACACATTAGCTGAAGATATTTTGAAAGCGGATGTTATTCTATTGAATACTTGTGCGATCCGTGAAAATGCTGAGAATAAAGTATTCAGTGAAATCGGTAACTTGAAACATTTAAAACGCGACCGCCCAGATTGCTTGATCGGTGTGTGTGGTTGTATGTCACAAGAGGAATCCGTAGTTAATAAAATCTTAAAATCTTACCAAAATGTTGATATGATTTTCGGTACACATAACATTCATAAATTACCAGAAATCTTAGAAGAAGCCTATATGTCTAAAGCTATGGTTATTGATGTATGGTCTAAAGAAGGCGATGTTATCGAGAATTTACCGAAAGTCCGTGATGATTATTTCAAGGCTTGGGTGAACATTATGTATGGCTGCGATAAATTCTGTACATACTGTATCGTACCTTTTACAAGAGGGAAAGAACGTAGTCGACGTCCTCAAGATATTATCGACGAAGTGCGTGATTTGGCCCGCCAAGGGTATCAAGAAATTACTTTATTAGGTCAGAACGTCAACTCATACGGTAAAGATTTACAAGATATGGAATATGATTTAGGTGATTTATTCGAAGATATCTCTAAAATAGATATACCGCGCGTGCGTTTTACTACTAGTCATCCTTGGGACTTTACTGACCATATGATTGAAGTCATTGCTAAAGGCGGCAATATCGTACCGCATATTCACTTGCCAGTACAATCAGGAAATGATGCGGTCTTAAAAATTATGGGACGTAAATATACGAGAGAAAGTTACTTAGATCTTGTGAACCGTATTAAAACAGCCATTCCTGATGTCGCGTTGACAACTGATATTATTGTAGGCTATCCAAATGAAACAGAGGAACAATTCCAAGAAACATTGTCCTTATACGATGAGGTTGAATTTGAACATGCTTACACATACTTGTATTCACAACGTGATGGTACACCAGCAGCTCGTATGAAAGATAATGTAGCAAAAGAAGTGAAGAAAGATCGTTTGCAACGCTTGAACCAAAAAGTAGGTTATTATTCAGAACGTGCATTAAAAGGATATGAAGGCCAAGTTGTGACAGTATTATGCGAAGGCAGCAGTAAAAAGGATAATGAAGTCTTAGCAGGTTATACGGATAAAAATAAACTTGTAAACTTCAGAGGTCCGAAAGAAGTTATTGGTAAATTAGTAGACGTAAAAGTCGATGAAGCAAAACAGTATTCATTGAACGGTACTTTTTTACATGTTCATGAACCTAAAACGGTGAATGCATAA
- the opp4B gene encoding oligopeptide ABC transporter permease yields MIQLIIRRLLLMIPLLFLISIVIFGISKLQPGDAFTGAGSSSENSAQYFEAQRKKLGYDQPIHVQYMMWAEKIVHGDLGESVRFKRPVIDLIEERMPNTIILGTLSLIFTYILAFPLGIISGRKAYSPLDYSIQVVNYFLLALPSFVAGVFAIYLFAFQLNLFPFQGSVTIGLEEGTFPYYMSKLYHAFLPALILGVMSTAGYVQFLRNDIIENSRKDYVRTARSNGISTSKIYNKHILRNSVIPIVTFFGGDVLSIFGGAVITETIFSYPGIGKLLIEAISGKDYPLMMALLLFFSFLGLLANLISDIAYSIVDPRIKSN; encoded by the coding sequence ATGATTCAATTAATTATACGACGATTATTATTAATGATACCGTTGCTATTTTTAATCTCAATAGTAATATTCGGTATATCCAAATTGCAGCCTGGTGATGCATTTACAGGGGCAGGATCTTCATCTGAAAATTCCGCGCAATATTTTGAAGCACAAAGAAAAAAATTAGGCTATGATCAGCCTATTCATGTTCAATATATGATGTGGGCAGAAAAAATTGTACACGGTGATTTAGGTGAATCGGTAAGATTTAAAAGACCGGTTATTGATTTGATTGAAGAACGTATGCCAAACACAATTATTTTGGGGACGTTGAGTTTGATTTTTACTTATATCTTAGCCTTTCCTTTAGGAATTATTTCGGGTCGTAAAGCTTATTCGCCTTTAGATTATTCCATTCAAGTTGTCAACTATTTCTTATTAGCATTACCTTCGTTTGTAGCAGGAGTATTTGCAATATATTTATTCGCCTTTCAGCTGAATTTATTTCCGTTTCAAGGGTCTGTAACTATTGGTTTAGAAGAAGGCACTTTTCCTTATTATATGAGTAAACTATATCATGCATTCTTACCTGCTTTAATCCTGGGCGTAATGTCAACAGCAGGTTACGTTCAATTCTTGAGAAATGATATTATCGAAAATTCTCGTAAAGATTATGTCAGAACAGCTAGATCTAATGGTATTTCAACAAGTAAAATTTATAATAAACATATTTTAAGAAACTCTGTAATCCCGATTGTTACTTTCTTTGGCGGAGATGTTTTATCAATTTTTGGTGGAGCTGTAATTACGGAAACGATTTTTTCTTATCCAGGAATTGGTAAGCTTTTAATTGAAGCAATTAGCGGCAAGGACTATCCATTGATGATGGCGTTATTATTATTCTTTTCGTTTTTAGGATTATTAGCGAACTTAATCTCAGATATAGCATACAGCATTGTTGACCCAAGGATTAAGAGCAATTAA
- a CDS encoding RicAFT regulatory complex protein RicA family protein: MHNKEEILAEAHKLSKQIQRLDTVKYYQRVETQIHRNHHIDEWMKDLKQRQKQSVNLQNYGKIEAYKRSEAEIDQIQAKIDALPIVTEFREAQSDANDLLQMMINTMADRLNAAHQDK, encoded by the coding sequence ATGCATAACAAAGAAGAAATTTTAGCGGAAGCACATAAGCTGAGCAAACAAATCCAGCGTTTAGATACAGTAAAATATTACCAACGTGTAGAGACTCAAATTCATCGCAACCATCATATTGATGAGTGGATGAAAGATTTAAAGCAAAGACAAAAACAATCCGTTAATTTGCAGAATTACGGAAAAATAGAAGCGTATAAACGAAGTGAAGCAGAGATTGACCAGATTCAAGCTAAAATTGATGCTTTACCGATAGTGACAGAATTCAGAGAAGCCCAATCTGATGCGAATGACTTGTTGCAGATGATGATTAATACGATGGCTGACCGTTTAAACGCTGCACATCAAGATAAATAA
- the opp4A gene encoding oligopeptide ABC transporter substrate-binding protein: protein MKRRWFKLAIVLLSLLLVLSACGSKKSNNEKETGSTGKSDAKGGTLNIGSGAPPEGNFSGIFAGSATDLGVIGLFSDGLFKMDDHLQMKPDLASWKEIEPAKKFKFTLKKGVKWQDGNPLTINDWIFTLETLADPDYEGPRFDNVEAIEGAKEKHDGKAESISGIKKIDDYNVEITFKEKKVNNLLKLYSGDLLSEKIFKDIPVKDMAKSDAIRKHPIGYGPFKVKKIVDGESVQLEKYKDYWKGEPKLDKINYKVVDQNAIVKALQNGDIDMVGEGTAPMAKQVKESKADNVKILTAPSTQYMIVGFVLNNYDKKAMKVGSPRPKYQNVKLRQAMDYAINKDEWIKAFLQGYGKPTNSLIPTNHWVSQGDKGLTDYKYNVKKAKELLDEAGYKDKDGDGFREDPKGKKFEISLKHYAGTNPTFEPRTAALKGYWEKVGLKTKVSMVEFGKFGSDLENADKNMEVYFRTWSQGADPDPSGLYKSNALWNESRYNNPESDKLLAEATDYDVVGNSKEKRKDIYLKWQKIWNKEVPVIPLVELEDITLVSNKVKNFEVSMKGANPANEWTVEK, encoded by the coding sequence ATGAAAAGAAGATGGTTTAAATTAGCAATAGTATTGTTGTCATTGTTATTGGTATTATCTGCTTGCGGCAGTAAGAAATCCAATAATGAAAAGGAAACAGGAAGCACTGGCAAAAGTGATGCAAAAGGCGGTACTTTAAACATTGGTTCAGGTGCCCCACCAGAAGGTAATTTTTCTGGCATTTTTGCGGGATCTGCTACTGATTTAGGAGTAATTGGATTATTTAGTGACGGATTATTTAAAATGGATGATCATTTACAAATGAAACCTGATTTAGCTTCTTGGAAAGAGATCGAACCTGCTAAAAAGTTTAAATTCACTTTGAAAAAGGGTGTTAAATGGCAAGATGGCAATCCTTTAACAATTAATGATTGGATTTTTACATTAGAAACTTTAGCAGATCCAGATTATGAGGGACCTCGCTTTGATAATGTGGAGGCTATTGAAGGAGCAAAAGAAAAACACGATGGCAAAGCAGAATCAATTTCTGGTATTAAAAAAATTGATGATTACAATGTTGAAATAACTTTTAAAGAAAAGAAAGTAAATAACTTATTGAAACTCTATAGCGGTGATTTGTTAAGTGAAAAGATTTTTAAAGATATTCCAGTAAAGGATATGGCGAAATCAGATGCTATACGTAAGCATCCAATTGGATACGGACCTTTTAAAGTTAAGAAAATTGTAGATGGAGAATCTGTGCAGTTGGAAAAATATAAAGATTACTGGAAGGGAGAACCTAAACTAGACAAAATCAATTATAAAGTTGTAGATCAGAATGCTATTGTCAAAGCGCTTCAAAACGGTGATATTGATATGGTTGGCGAAGGAACAGCACCGATGGCTAAACAAGTTAAAGAATCTAAAGCGGATAATGTTAAAATTTTAACTGCACCATCTACACAATATATGATTGTTGGTTTTGTTTTAAATAATTATGATAAAAAAGCGATGAAAGTTGGCTCACCTCGTCCAAAATATCAAAATGTTAAATTAAGACAAGCTATGGATTATGCAATTAATAAAGATGAGTGGATTAAAGCTTTCTTACAAGGTTACGGAAAACCAACAAACTCATTAATTCCAACTAACCACTGGGTATCTCAAGGAGATAAAGGATTAACAGATTATAAGTATAATGTTAAAAAAGCTAAAGAATTACTAGATGAAGCAGGTTATAAAGATAAAGACGGTGACGGCTTCAGAGAAGATCCGAAAGGTAAAAAGTTTGAAATTAGCTTAAAACATTATGCTGGTACTAACCCGACATTCGAACCAAGAACTGCTGCTCTTAAAGGATATTGGGAAAAAGTGGGTTTAAAAACTAAAGTAAGTATGGTCGAGTTCGGTAAATTTGGTTCAGATTTAGAAAATGCTGATAAAAATATGGAAGTTTATTTCAGAACTTGGTCACAAGGTGCTGACCCAGATCCTTCAGGATTATATAAATCTAATGCTTTATGGAATGAGTCAAGATATAACAACCCAGAATCAGACAAATTATTAGCTGAAGCAACTGATTATGATGTAGTCGGAAACAGTAAAGAAAAACGTAAAGATATTTACTTAAAATGGCAAAAAATTTGGAATAAAGAAGTTCCTGTTATTCCACTTGTTGAACTAGAAGATATTACATTAGTAAGTAATAAAGTTAAAAACTTTGAAGTTTCCATGAAAGGTGCTAACCCTGCTAATGAATGGACTGTAGAAAAATAA